One segment of Deltaproteobacteria bacterium DNA contains the following:
- the lpxI gene encoding UDP-2,3-diacylglucosamine diphosphatase LpxI (LpxI, functionally equivalent to LpxH, replaces it in LPS biosynthesis in a minority of bacteria.), with amino-acid sequence MKRVGLIAGSGQFPIIFSKAAREKGLQVYAVAHAGETEPRLETFVEAIKWIKLGQLKSLIAFFNGHGVKDAAMAGAITKTRMFSDVRPDLRALKVLASVNHTQDDGILRAFAGELEKEGIVIRAATFLLPELLARNGCWTQRKPSRSEMADVRFGWSIVKEIGRLDIGQTVVVRDGSVMAVEAIDGTDATIRRGGQLGREKTVVVKASKPNQDMRFDMPAVGVETVQIMSDVGASVLAVEAAKTVVFDAEEMVALADQHGIAIIAL; translated from the coding sequence ATGAAACGTGTGGGACTCATTGCGGGGAGCGGACAGTTCCCCATTATTTTTTCAAAGGCAGCCAGGGAAAAGGGTTTGCAGGTATACGCCGTTGCCCATGCTGGAGAAACAGAGCCTCGATTGGAGACCTTTGTTGAGGCGATAAAGTGGATCAAGTTAGGGCAACTGAAATCCCTTATTGCCTTCTTTAACGGTCATGGCGTAAAGGATGCGGCAATGGCGGGGGCAATAACAAAGACCAGGATGTTTTCAGATGTCAGGCCGGACCTAAGAGCCCTGAAAGTTCTGGCCAGTGTGAATCACACACAAGATGATGGCATCCTGCGAGCCTTTGCCGGAGAGTTGGAAAAAGAAGGGATTGTTATCCGCGCAGCCACTTTTTTGCTCCCGGAACTCTTGGCCCGGAACGGATGCTGGACACAGAGAAAACCCTCCAGGTCTGAAATGGCTGATGTGCGTTTCGGATGGAGCATAGTCAAGGAGATTGGCAGGTTAGATATTGGCCAGACTGTAGTGGTTCGCGACGGGTCGGTGATGGCGGTTGAAGCAATTGACGGTACGGATGCCACTATACGGCGAGGAGGGCAGCTGGGACGGGAAAAAACGGTAGTTGTGAAAGCGAGCAAGCCCAACCAGGATATGAGATTTGATATGCCTGCCGTGGGTGTCGAGACTGTTCAGATCATGAGTGATGTCGGCGCTTCTGTATTGGCTGTTGAGGCAGCGAAGACCGTGGTTTTTGATGCGGAAGAGATGGTGGCGCTTGCCGATCAGCACGGAATTGCCATTATAGCTCTGTGA
- the lpxA gene encoding acyl-ACP--UDP-N-acetylglucosamine O-acyltransferase, with protein sequence MIHATAVVDPSAEIDADVEIGPYSVIAGDVQIHAGATIGSHVTIDRYTTIGQNCKIFQHAAIGAVPQAVRYKGEKTFVKIGRGTIIREFVTIHRGTEFGGGITEIGEENFLMAYTHIAHDCSTGRKVIFANAASLGGHIQVGDFATVGAFVAVHQFVRIGDYAFVGAVSGVTKDIPPYVLASGSPRAKLHGMNIVGLKRHHFEAEKIRALKRAYRILFRLGLTLNEAMERVVAEVDQIPEVVALIEFIKSSQRGITR encoded by the coding sequence ATGATACATGCCACGGCCGTGGTTGATCCTAGCGCTGAGATAGATGCCGATGTTGAAATCGGGCCCTATTCTGTCATAGCCGGTGATGTTCAGATACATGCCGGCGCCACAATCGGCTCCCATGTGACGATTGACCGGTACACAACCATTGGGCAGAATTGTAAGATATTTCAACACGCAGCAATTGGCGCCGTGCCTCAGGCCGTAAGATACAAAGGGGAAAAGACATTCGTAAAAATCGGTCGTGGAACGATTATTCGAGAATTCGTGACAATTCACAGGGGAACCGAGTTCGGCGGGGGAATCACTGAAATTGGGGAAGAGAATTTCTTGATGGCCTATACCCACATAGCCCATGATTGTTCCACGGGCCGCAAGGTGATTTTTGCCAATGCCGCAAGCCTGGGTGGCCACATTCAGGTGGGGGACTTTGCGACCGTGGGCGCTTTTGTTGCTGTCCATCAGTTTGTGCGGATTGGAGATTATGCCTTTGTTGGGGCTGTCAGCGGTGTGACAAAAGATATCCCGCCCTACGTGCTTGCCTCAGGCTCGCCACGGGCGAAACTTCACGGAATGAATATCGTAGGGCTGAAGCGGCATCATTTTGAAGCGGAGAAGATTCGGGCCCTGAAAAGGGCCTACCGCATTTTGTTCCGCCTGGGGTTGACCCTGAACGAAGCAATGGAGAGGGTCGTCGCGGAGGTCGATCAAATCCCGGAGGTTGTTGCATTAATAGAGTTCATCAAGTCTTCTCAACGGGGGATAACAAGGTAA
- the fabZ gene encoding 3-hydroxyacyl-ACP dehydratase FabZ gives METVYDIRKIMELLPHRYPFILVDRVVEIEPDKRIVALKNVTMNEPFFQGHFPGTPVMPGVLIVEAMAQAGGVLVYASLPEDKRKGGIYFMGIDKARFRKPVVPGDQLDIEVVWTKRRGNVSRMSGKATVHRRLVAEAEVMAMIGENS, from the coding sequence ATGGAAACGGTATATGACATCAGAAAGATCATGGAGTTGTTGCCCCACAGATACCCGTTTATTCTGGTTGATCGGGTCGTAGAGATAGAGCCAGACAAACGTATCGTTGCGCTAAAAAACGTGACCATGAATGAACCGTTTTTCCAGGGCCACTTTCCGGGGACCCCTGTTATGCCAGGTGTGCTCATTGTTGAGGCTATGGCGCAGGCAGGCGGTGTCCTTGTGTACGCTTCGCTTCCGGAGGATAAGAGGAAAGGTGGCATCTATTTTATGGGCATTGACAAGGCGCGTTTCAGAAAACCGGTCGTTCCCGGAGACCAGCTCGACATTGAGGTAGTCTGGACCAAGAGACGCGGCAATGTTTCCAGAATGTCGGGCAAGGCTACTGTGCACCGAAGACTCGTTGCGGAGGCAGAAGTGATGGCCATGATAGGAGAAAACTCATGA
- the lpxD gene encoding UDP-3-O-(3-hydroxymyristoyl)glucosamine N-acyltransferase — MELPVRKIADLVEGELVGPGDCIIRGVAGFDEAGPDDISFAASADYKKRIDETRASAVIVPLEIHEANKILVRVANPYLALAKVSSLFHTLPQSGIGISHQASVGKNFRCGKEISAYPGVFIGDDVTLGDRVTLYPGVVIGSSVEMGNDVVVNPNVSILKGCQIGNRVVIHAGAVIGSDGFGFASDGDKYYKIPQTGIVRIDDDVEIGACNTIDRATFGRTWIKRGVKTDNLVHIAHNVVVGEDTVLVAQVGISGSVTIGDHAILAGQAGVAQHLTIGNRVIVGGQSGVGKSIPDGVIVSGSPSMPHRLWLKTSNIITKLPDMKKKIRELERRIEELEES, encoded by the coding sequence ATGGAACTGCCTGTCCGGAAGATTGCTGATTTGGTCGAGGGGGAACTCGTGGGCCCCGGTGATTGCATCATTCGCGGTGTTGCAGGGTTTGACGAAGCCGGTCCGGATGATATTAGTTTTGCCGCATCCGCGGATTACAAGAAACGGATTGATGAAACCAGGGCCAGCGCAGTGATTGTTCCGTTGGAGATTCACGAGGCTAATAAGATCCTTGTGCGGGTCGCAAATCCCTATTTGGCCTTGGCAAAGGTTTCGAGCTTGTTCCACACGCTTCCTCAATCCGGGATTGGAATCAGCCATCAGGCCAGTGTGGGCAAAAACTTCAGGTGCGGCAAGGAAATCTCAGCATATCCGGGTGTATTCATTGGAGATGATGTGACCCTGGGTGATCGCGTCACTTTGTATCCTGGAGTCGTAATTGGCAGCAGCGTGGAGATGGGAAATGATGTGGTTGTCAATCCCAATGTATCCATTCTGAAAGGCTGTCAAATCGGCAACAGGGTGGTCATCCATGCGGGTGCTGTAATCGGGAGCGATGGCTTTGGCTTTGCCTCTGATGGCGACAAGTACTATAAGATTCCTCAAACCGGTATTGTGCGTATTGATGATGATGTTGAGATTGGGGCTTGCAATACCATCGACCGGGCCACCTTTGGGCGGACCTGGATCAAACGGGGCGTAAAGACTGATAATCTCGTCCATATTGCACACAATGTTGTCGTGGGCGAGGATACGGTGCTTGTTGCGCAAGTTGGCATTTCAGGCAGTGTGACGATTGGAGACCACGCTATCCTTGCTGGGCAGGCCGGGGTGGCGCAACATCTCACCATTGGAAACCGTGTGATTGTGGGTGGGCAATCGGGGGTCGGCAAATCGATACCTGACGGTGTGATTGTTTCCGGGAGCCCGAGCATGCCTCATCGGTTGTGGTTGAAGACATCGAATATCATTACAAAGCTGCCGGATATGAAAAAGAAGATTAGAGAGCTGGAAAGGCGAATTGAGGAACTGGAGGAATCATAG
- a CDS encoding OmpH family outer membrane protein, with the protein MKMRNVVSVFALFLFFFCGTAFGAEVAKIGIIDFQRVIDTSNAGKRSAVEIKSQGMKMEQVLKEKEAEVEELKKTLEQKALVMSQEAREEKERSLRIKMNDLRSLRKRYLDILKELNLKLSDRIKKDVFQIVEDIGKQGGYLLILEHRLGGVVYAPNAIDITDKVIEEYNALDAKRQKEENPASESKKE; encoded by the coding sequence ATGAAGATGCGCAACGTAGTCTCAGTTTTTGCCCTTTTTCTGTTTTTCTTTTGTGGAACCGCTTTCGGGGCAGAGGTGGCGAAGATAGGGATTATCGATTTCCAGAGAGTCATTGATACATCCAATGCCGGCAAACGATCAGCAGTTGAGATTAAGAGTCAAGGAATGAAGATGGAGCAGGTCCTGAAAGAGAAGGAGGCTGAGGTTGAAGAGCTAAAGAAGACTTTGGAACAGAAGGCTTTGGTCATGAGCCAAGAGGCCCGTGAGGAGAAAGAGCGGAGCCTGCGGATCAAAATGAACGACTTAAGATCCCTCCGAAAACGGTATCTGGACATATTGAAAGAACTGAACCTTAAGCTTTCCGATCGGATCAAAAAAGACGTTTTTCAGATTGTTGAAGACATAGGAAAGCAAGGGGGCTACCTGCTGATTCTTGAACACCGGCTGGGAGGTGTTGTCTATGCGCCCAATGCCATTGACATTACGGATAAGGTCATAGAGGAATATAATGCCCTGGATGCGAAACGTCAGAAAGAGGAGAATCCAGCTTCAGAATCGAAGAAGGAATAG